One Verrucomicrobiia bacterium genomic window, AAGGGTTCAAGATAACCGAGCTTTCGCCCCTGGCCCGGCTGGACCTGGACGGCAAGGACCTGGCTGAGCAACTCTTTCAGGCCTATCTGCACCAGATTCTCGTGGACGGCATCTTCCACGCCGACCCGCACCCGGGGAATATCTTTGTGACGCCAGACCACAGGATAGGGCTGCTGGACTTGGGGATGGTGGGCCACATGACGCCGGGGATGCAAGAGAGCCTGCTCAAACTGTTGCTGGCGGTCAGCGAAGGGGAGAGCGACGAGGCGGCCGATATGGCGGTGCGCATTAGCACTCCGAGCTTTGATTTTGATGAGCCGCATTTCCATCACAAAATCGGTCAACTCGTTGCCGAGCAAAAGAATGCCACTTTGTCCGAGATGGATGTCGGCAAAGTCATCCTCGAAGTGGGCCGCAGCGCCGCAGAGACTGGCCTGTTCGTGCCTCCCGAGCTTTCGTTGCTGGGCAAAACCCTGCTCCAACTCGATGAGGTCGGCCGGACCCTCGACCCGGATTTCGACCCCACCGAATCGGTCCGGCGCAATGCGCGCAAGCTGCTCAATGACCGGCTCAAGTCGTCCCTGACCGAAAACCGCGCTTTTGCGGCGCTGCTGGAGGCCAAGCAGTTCGTGGGGGCCCTGCCGGCGCGGCTGAATAAAATCCTGGATACAATCGGCGAGGCGGAGTTGAATGTGAATGTCAAGCCGGCGGAGACCGAGTTCCTGGTCGAGAGCGCGCGCAAGGTGGCCAACCGCATCACGACCGGTCTGGTTTTGGCGGCGCTCATTATTGGGGCGGCGCTTTTGATGCGCGTGCCGACCAGCTTCGAACTGTTCGGCTATCCGGGCCTGGCGATGATCTGTTTCCTGGTCGCTGCAGGCGGCGGCTTTTGGTTGGTGGTGAGCATTCTTTGGCAGGACCACAAGTCCAAACAAAAAAGCCAC contains:
- a CDS encoding AarF/UbiB family protein; translated protein: MKLSPHCLKRYKDITLLLLKYGQPSLASRFVQEEETNHRGGNGSRNAEELPGDLERLGPTFVKLGQLLSSRSDLLPPLFLKPLARLQDKVKPFPFEEAVSIIESELGTRINKAFASFEHEPLAAASLGQVHRAALHDGRPVAVKVQRPGIVKQIEEDFAALEEIARFLNRHTKVGQRYQLQKMLEEFQHTLSHELDYRREASNLQTIARNLEKFPRIQLPLPVADYTTRKVLTMDYLEGFKITELSPLARLDLDGKDLAEQLFQAYLHQILVDGIFHADPHPGNIFVTPDHRIGLLDLGMVGHMTPGMQESLLKLLLAVSEGESDEAADMAVRISTPSFDFDEPHFHHKIGQLVAEQKNATLSEMDVGKVILEVGRSAAETGLFVPPELSLLGKTLLQLDEVGRTLDPDFDPTESVRRNARKLLNDRLKSSLTENRAFAALLEAKQFVGALPARLNKILDTIGEAELNVNVKPAETEFLVESARKVANRITTGLVLAALIIGAALLMRVPTSFELFGYPGLAMICFLVAAGGGFWLVVSILWQDHKSKQKSHSPRAP